The following coding sequences are from one Capsicum annuum cultivar UCD-10X-F1 chromosome 3, UCD10Xv1.1, whole genome shotgun sequence window:
- the LOC107866549 gene encoding uncharacterized protein LOC107866549: MHNSKSRQPLPSTTPRTQPNHLEPDPALKPVPNNIDQHQTPSISSSRPQRKNHEIDPTRPFSTWLTRVCAKKPQDHSRISIRCRPPTYNSTNLGYHGGFKISMRKKKKGRSIGGRRCEIPVVTSLLIAHRPVLLSRRRS, encoded by the exons ATGCACAATTCCAAATCGCGACAACCTCTTCCATCGACAACACCAcgaacccaacccaaccaccttgaACCTGACCCAGCTCTGAAACCCGTCCCCAACAACATCGATCAACATCAGACACCTTCAATATCGTCATCCCGACCTCAACgcaaaaatcatgaaattgatCCGACCCGACCCTTCTCAACGTGGCTCACGCGAGTTTGTGCAAAGAAGCCTCAAGATCATTCTAGAATATCAATTAGGTGTCGTCCTCCAACATACAACTCCACGAATCTCGGGTACCATG GGGGTTTCAAAATCTCtatgaggaaaaagaaaaagggacGCTCTATTGGTGGTCGACGTTGCGAGATTCCAGTAGTGACAAGTTTGCTGATAGCTCATCGTCCCGTTTTGCTGTCCCGAAGGAG GAGTTGA